In Anthocerotibacter panamensis C109, the sequence TGGGGGAAGCGGGGCTCTACCCGTCTAAGGCAGCGGACGCAGCCCTGCAAGAGCAGCAGAACCGTCAGGCATATCAGATTTTTTATGCGGGACTAGGCGCGTTGGCATTGCTTTTAGTTCTGGGGACGACCGGTATCGTTCCTATCCATGTGCAGACGCTGGCGGATGTTGCTGGGGGTGCGATTGTCACGATTGCGCTGCTGTACTTCGGCTACGTCATCGTCTCTGGAGGGTTGGAGCCTACCGAGCGCAAGCGGATTTGGGTGATTGGGATTTTGTTTTTCTTCTCGGCTACGTTTTGGGCAGGTTTTGAGCAGGCGGGCTCTTCTTTAAGTCTTTTCGCTGAGAAACTCACGGACCTGAATGTGGGCGGTTTTGCCTTCCCTTCAAGCTGGCTGCAATCGGTCAACCCCATCTTGATTATTGCCATGGCTCCGGTCTTCGCGTGGCTGTGGGTGGCTCTGAGCCGCCGGGAACCTTCCCTGCCCGCTAAGTTTGCGCTGGGCCTGATCCTGGTTGGAGTGGGCTTTCTGGTCATCGCTGGGGGCTCGCTGCTGACGGCGGGGGGGGCTAAGGTCAGTCCGCTGTGGCTGGTGATGACTTATTTCTTCCTCACCGCCGGGGAGTTGTGCCTGAGTCCGGTGGGGTTGAGTGCCATGACGAAATTGGCTCCGCAACGGTTGGTCAGTCAGATGATGGGGCTCTGGTTCATCTCGGTCTCGCTAGGGAATCTGATGGCGGGGCGGGTGGCGGGCTTGTTCGAGACGCTCCCCCTCCCACAACTCTTTGGGGCTGTGGCGCTCACCGCTGCGGGTGCGGGGCTCTTGCTGGCGCTTTTTGTGAAGCCGATCAAGGCGCTGATGGGGGGCGTGCGGTAATCTTTCGGTGGAGCCCGCAACCATTCGTGTACTCGCCTGAGCCATGCATCGGAACGTGCAGGCGTCGGGCTCCAGAGTGGTCTAAAGTAGGGATAAGCCGTGGGGGTGTGGATGAAAATTGCCTATTTTGACTGTCCGACCGGAATTGCTGGGGACATGTGCCTCGGAGCACTCGTAGATGGCGGGGTTCCCCTCAGCTATCTCAGCGAACAATTGCAGCGGCTTGCCATCCGTGATGAATTTCACCTGCATAGTGCCTTGGTCAAGAAAGAGGGCATCCAAGGGACTCAGGTGCTGGTCCACCTCCATGAAACAACCCAACCCGTCCTGCGCCTTCTACCAGAAATTGAGCAGATCATCCGTGAAGCCGGACTGCCCCAGCGGGCTGAGACTTGGGCTATTGCCATCTTTCGGGCGCTAGCCGTGGCTGAGGGAGCAGTGCATGGGGTCGCCCCGGAGCAGGTACACTTCCATGAGGTCGGGGCGGTGGATGCCATCGTCGATATTGTTGGCACCTGTTTGGGGCTCGACTGGTTGGGGATCGAGCGGATCGTGTGTTCGCCCTTGCCTTTTGGGGGCGGGACAGTCCAGGCAGCCCACGGGCGGATGCCCGTCCCTACACCTGCGGTGATCAAGCTGTGGCAGAGCCGGAACGTGCCTATTTTCAGTAATGGCATCCCCAAAGAATTGGTCACCCCGACTGGAGCAGCCATTGTCTGTGCCCTGGCAGAATCCTTTGGAGCTTGTCCTCCTCTTGCCGTCCAAGCTGTTGGTCTCGGGGCGGGCGAGCGCAACATTCCCATCCCCAACCTGCTGCGCCTCTGGATTGGTCAGAGCGTGGAAGGGGAACACGCGTACGCGGAGCATTCCCATCATGAACATGGAGTGCACAGCTTTAGCTACAGCCAGCACCACCACCATGAACACCCGGCGTCCCAAGCGCAGAGTAACGCCTGCGAGGAGGTCGTAGCGCAGCTAGAGACGCAGCTCGATGATGTGAACCCGCAGGTAGTCGGGTATCTATTTGAGCAACTCCAGGCTGAGGGGGCGCTCGATGTCTATGTCACCAGTGTGGGTATGAAGAAAAACCGCCCCGGCTTTCTGGTCACGGTCCTGTGTCCGCCGCAGCAGGTAAGTGGCTGTGAAGAAGTCCTGTTTCGGGAGACAACTACCTTGGGGGTGCGTAGGCACTACCGGGTCCGTTCTGTGTTGGGACGGCGCTTCGAGACCGTAGAAACGCCCTATGGTCGGGTTCCCCTCAAAATTGGCTTTCGGGGAGCACGGGTCTACACGGTGCAGCCAGAGTACGAGGACTGCCGTACCCTAGCGCAGGTGACGGGGACTCCGCTTAAAGTCATCCAAGGAGCGGCGCTCAGAGCCTACCGCGAGGAGGGGCGGCTATGAGCACGGACGGCTATCGCAAAGTCTTATCTGAGAACCGTAAAGCCCGCTTTGAGTTCGAAATTCTGGAAGTCTTCCAGGCGGGGATTGCCCTCAAAGGCAGCGAGGTCAAAGCGATCCGCATCGGGCGAGCCAACCTCCAGGATGCCTTTGCCCGTATCGAAAAAGAAGAGGTCATCCTCCACAACATGCATGTCTCGCCTTTGCAATCCGTCTCCAAATTTTTTAGCCACGAGCCCACCCGCCCGCGTAAACTCCTGCTCAACCGCCGTGAAATCAGAAAACTCATCGGCAAGGTCGAGGAAAAAGGTCTAACGCTGGTGCCTTTACGGATTTACCTCGACAATCGATGGATCAAAGTAGACTTAGCTGTAGGGCGGGGCAAGAAGCTCTACGACAAACGTGAGGACATCAAAACCCGCGAGATCAAGCGTGAAATGGCCCGTACCGCGCGGGGTCGCTAGAGGAGTAGCCGGATGAACCGCAAGCACTTTCTTTTGGGTCTGAGCACCGGAATATGGGCTAGAGGAGCACATGCCCAGCAACTTTTCTCGCGCAGCCGCCCCCGGCTCCAGTCCCAAAACTTTAATGCTGTAATTTTATCCGGGAATGACTACCGCTCCCTCTTCCTCCCTAGCCTCGGGGCGACGCGAGTCAGCGCCATTGTCACCAGTGAGATCCGTGGGACAGCCTTCTTTGATATGACCAATAACGAGCTTGGGGAGCAGGACATCGTCTACGGGGTGACCGAGCAGATCCTCATCCCCGGCAGGGCAATCATTATGGCTGTTCCCGCCGAATTGCTGGTCTTTGCGCGGGTGCGGCTGCGGATGATCAATGAGGACCGTTTTTTCGGTCGGGTCCGGGGGACTGTATCGGTCTACTCAGGATAGGTTCCCAAAAATCCTACAAGACCTACCGTAATCTTAAAATGGTGGCCTGCTTTTGAGCCAAAAGGCTTGGTCACTGGTCTAACTCTAGGCAGTATGGGTTGATGATATATTCTCGGGTGAAGCGTAGTAGGCCATAGTCTCCAATGGGCTGAAAGCCCACGCGCTCATAGACTCGGCGGGCGCTGTAATTTTCGTGTCCCGTGAAGAGGATAGCTCGTTGCACTCCTTCAGCGTGGGTAGCCCGGAGGGCACCGGCAATCAGGGTGCGACTATAGCCCCGGCGACGCTGTCCATGAGGCGTCCAGACAAAGCCCAACTGCACGAGGTCGGGCAAGCGTGCATTAAAAGACAGGCAAGAAAGTAAATTTTTCTGGGTCTCCAGAACCCACAGAACGCCCTGATTCAGCAAAAGAGCCACGTCGGTGCGGCATTGGATACGCAGTTCGGGGCTGTCCGTATCGCCTAGCAGTTCCAGACTATAGTGAAGACGCCATTCGGTGAGGACTTCTAGATCAGTGGGCTGGGCTAGCCGACAGATGAATTCAGGTGGAGCAGACGGGATGGGGAGGGTAGATAAATCTAGGGCATAGAGCATTTCTTTCCCGTCCTTGGTCAAGGGTGCCTCGTCCAATCCTAAGGCAGTGCGAGCGGCGAGTGCCTGATCCCACGGCCCCAAGATTCCCTGGACAGCCCGCCTTGAGCGAGTGGTCGCCCCGTAGACTACCTCCTTCAAATAGGGTCCGGGAGCTTGGACCACCACGGTACCAAGCCAGAAATGGGCAGCCACAGCCACGATCTCACCTCCCTCAAAAGCTGCCACATAGGTCCCCTGGAGTGGCTGACCCTGATCGAGCAGTCCGGCAGCCCGATGATTGGCCCGCAGAAACATTGAGCTATCGGTGTGGAGGACAAGAAAGTGCTCAAGAGCTGCTTCATCTCCGGGCTGGAGGGTTTTTAGGAGCATCAGTTGTCAGACCGCTACAAGTAAAGTTTCATGGGTTATCATTAGCTTATGATAGTCCTAGAGTCCAAACTTGACAAAAAACCAGAACAGTATGGGAAGCTCGATAAAGCTATCCGTACTGCCCAATTTATCCGTAACAAAGCACTTCGGTATTGGATAGATAATTGGGGAACAAATAAAAATAATTTATATAGGTTGTGTCCTGATTTAGCAGAAGAATATGAATGGGCGGGTAAACTTAATTCTCAAGCTAGACAAGCCATTATTGAACGCGCTTGGTGTGCTATTTCTCGCTTCTTCAACAACTGCAAAAAGCAAATTTATGGAAAGAAAGGCTATCCTAACTATGGCCTTCGGCCACGGAAGCCTATTAAGAAGAATGCACGGTCAGTAGAATATAAAACTACGCGATGGAAGTTATCCGATGACCGTAAACACATAGTTTTCACTGATAAAAACAACGCAGGATGTTTTAGGTTAATCGGCACAAGAGATTTAAGTTTTTATGCAGTAGAACAAATTAAAAGAGTACGGATTGTGCGTCGGGCAGATGGCTATTATGTTCAGCTTTGTATTGATATAGAACGCTCAGAACCCCAGCCCCAGACAGGTAGAGAAGTTGGTTTAGATTTGGGGTTGTTGCATTTCTATACCAATAGTGACGGGAAGACGGTAGAGAATCCCCGGCTACGTAAAGCAGAGAAAGCATTAAAGCGTCAACAAAGGAGGGTAAGTAAGAAACAGAAAGGTTTCAAAAATCGAGCTAAGGCGCGTAAGCGATTAGCTAAAAAACACTTGCAAGTCAGTCGCCAGCGTAAAGACTTTGCCGTAAAACAGTCGCGGTGCGTAGTCAAGTCTAATGACTTGGTGGTGTATGAAAAGTTGCATGTGAAGAACATGGTGAAGAATCATCTGGCTAAGAGTATTTCTGATGCAGGGTGGTCACAATTCACAACTTGGCTAGACTACTTTGGAAAAATTATGGCAAGAACAGTAGTTGCTGTTCCTCCGCAATACACATCCCAGGAATGTTCTAAATGTGGAGTTATCGTTAAAAAGTCCCTCAGTACCCGTACTCATACCTGCCAGTGTGGATGCGTGGTGGGTAGAGACTTTAATGCAGCTCTCGTTATCTTAGCTAGAGGCAGAAGTACCGTAGGGCATACGGAAAGCGTGGACCGACAACGGTCCACGAACGCTTGTGGAGAGAACGGCCTCTACAGCAAAGGAGCAATCTGATGTTGCAAGCTGACTCATGGAACCAAGAATCCCACGGATTTATCCGTGGGGAGTGTCAAATGGCAATGCCCACGCCTCGTGTCAAAATCTGTGGCCTTACCCGCCTCGACCAATGCCTTGCCATCGCCGCATTAGGCGTTCACGCACTGGGCTTTATTGGTGTGCCGACTTCTAAGCGCTATGTCCCCTTGGAACATTTGGCGGAGCTGACTCAAGATTTGCCGCCCTTTATCAGTCGGATTGGTGTCTTTGCCGATGCTGACTTAGAAGGGATAGTGAAAACTGTTCGCACTGGAGGACTCACCGGGGTCCAACTGCATGGGCAGGAATCTCCTGAATACTGTGCTCGCCTCCGGGAACTGCTCCCCAGTGGCGAGATTATTAAAGCCTTGCGCCTTCAAGCTCCGAAACAGTTACAAACCTTAGACGCTTATGCCCCCTACACAACCGCTTTTCTCCTGGATGCCTACCATCCCCAGCAGTTGGGTGGGACCGGCCAAACTCTGGACTGGCGGCAATTGGAAGATTTTAAGCCGCCCCGGCCCTGGATTTTGGCGGGGGGGCTGACCCCAGAGAACATTGCCGAGGCTCTAACCCTGCTTACGCCCCAGGCAGTTGACCTCTCCAGTGGGGTGGAACGCGCCCCTGGGGACAAAGCTATCGAACGGGTGGTCCAGCTTTTAGCGCGCCTACGCACCCTGGCCTAAGTACCCGCTTGAGCAGGCGGTGTTACTCTGGGAGAAAGGAGCGTTAATCCAGGCCCCTCAGATGCACGAACGAATCCTTTATGTCCGGCTACCCTGTAATCCCATCTTCCCGATTGGGGTCGTCTACTTGGCTGACCATGTCCACAAGGTCTTCCCCGAGGTGACACAGGAAATTTTTGACCTGGGGGTAGTGCCTCCTCTGGATTACCACAAGGCGCTCTCCTGCAAAATTGATGAATTTCAGCCCACCCTGCTCCTCTATTCCTGGCGCGATATCCAAGTCTATGCCCCGGTAGGCGGACGGGCCGGGAATCCGCTTCAGAATGCCTTTGAATTTTTCTATTCGCCGGACCTCCTGGTCAAGGCTCAAGCGGCTTTGGGCGGTCTGCGTCTGACCTACGATTACTACAGCGAACTTTGGCGTAACTTGGGGCTAATTCGCCTGGGCTCGGAGAAAGCTCGTCAGTATCATCCGCGCGCGCGCGTCGTCATCGGTGGCGGAGCGGTGAGTGTCTTCTATGAACAGTTAGGGCCGCAAGTGCCTCGGGGCACCATCATTTCTGTAGGCGAAGGCGAACTCTTGTTAGAAAAGCTCCTCCGTCACGAAAGCATTGCCAGCGAACGCTGTTATGTAGCTGGGGAGGCCAAACCCCGCCCCCACCTCATTGACGAGAAACCCACTGAGCTGGTTAAGACCGCAGTGGACTATAGCTACATCGAAACCATCTGGTCGGATTTGGGCTATTACCTGGGTGGCGACTTCTATATTGGGGTCCAGACCAAGCGCGGCTGTCCCCATAACTGTATCTACTGCATCTACACCGTAGTTGAGGGCAAGCGCGTCCGCGTTAATCCCGCCGATGAAGTCGTCCACGAGATGCGCCAACTCTATGACCGAGGCATCCGCAACTTCTGGTTCACTGATGCACAGTTTATTCCCTCTAAGCTGTACATTCCCGGTTGTATCGAGTTGCTGGAGAAGATCAAAACCTCGGGGATGAAGGACATCCATTGGGCGGCCTATATCCGGGCGGACAACGTCACCCCTGAAGTGGCGAAGCTCATGGCCGAGACGGGGATGAATTATTTTGAAATCGGTATCACTTCCGGTTCTCAAAAGCTGATCCGCAAGATGCGCCTCGGCTACAACCTCAGAGTCGTTCTGGAGAATGCGCGGGGTCTCAAGGCTGCCGGGTACAACGATCTAGTTTCTGTGAATTACTCTTTTAATGTGATTGGGGAGACCCTGGAGACGATCCGCGAGACGATCACCTACCATCGGGAACTAGAGGCCATTTTTGGCCGGGACAATGTCGATCCTGCGATCTTCTTCATCGGACTGCAACCACACACCGGGCTGGAGGAGTACGCCCTCAAAAACCACATCCTCGATCCCAACTACAACCCGATGGAGATGACCCCCTGGTCCGCCCGCAAACTGCTCTGGAACCCAGAGCCCTTAGGTTCATTTCTGGGCGAAGTCTGTCTGGAGGCGTGGCAGAAGAACCCCAACGACTTCGGGCGCACGGTGATGGACTTATTGGAAGCACGATTGGGCTGTGCCCCACTCGAGCAGGCGCTCACCGCTCCGGTGGAGGAGCCCTCCGACCGTCCCCTCGCAGGAACCACCCGATGAAGCGTCGCTTTGTCTTTGGATATCTCGTTGGAACTATGGTGGCACCCGACCTCTTGGCACAGGGTCTGACGTTTGGGGCGGATACGGATAAGACCCTGAAGTATCGGCTCCAGGATGGCAGTCCCCGGACCCGAGACCGCTATGTCCTCATGTTTAAGACCCTACCCGCTCCTACTAGGGGTCTCCAAGTGCTCTACGAAAGCAACTTTGACGGTCAGATCGACCCTACGCGTATCTCGGTATACGGAAGTAAAAGTGAGACTGCGTACGCAACTAAAACGATTGACCTCGACCGCACCGCCCGAGCGCTAACGATTCAGTTTGCCCAACCCATCCCCCAAGGAGAAATGCCAGAAATCCGGCTCGATGAGGTCTTCAATCCCTCTGTGGACGGGGTGTATCAATTTCGTGGGCGCTACTTGAGCAATGGTCCGTTTCCGGCTTTCCTGTACATAGGCGACTGGTTCATTACGATTGGCATCGCCTGAACAACCACCGTTGTACGGCTTGGGTTGACAGCCGTTTTATTGCTCAGTAGCGCAAGGCCAACTTTTGCTAGGGGCACAGCGGCGGGCAGTGTCATGGAATTTTTCATCTAAATTTCTGGAACAAAAACAGCCCGTTGGCCTTCTTTCCAGGGAAATGGACTTTTGAATAGACCTTGTAACACTTCTTCTACGCTCCGCCTGCTTCTAAGTTTAGCTGACCCGTGTGTACACGCAGCTCGACTGAAACAAACAACCATTTCCGTGTGCCTGTAGAGGAAAAAATGACGATCTGGCTGGAACTTCTTGAACCACTGGCCCGGACTGCTATAGCCGCGCTCTTTAACAGCCTCTGGCAGGCCCTGGTTCTGGTGGTTCCGGTCTGGGGGCTCTTTCGACTCAGTCGCAGGACTACGGCTAGAACCCGCTATGGCATCTGGAGTTTCATTCTTGCGGTAGTTGTACTCCTCCCTTTTTTGGCGCTGGGTTCGCTGATCTACAGCCCCGAGCGGGCTCAGATTCCCGTGGTTCTGAAGCAAGTTTCCTACCAGAAGCAGTGTCCGCCCCTGTGGGCTGCTTCGGTAGTGGTCAAGGTTCCTGAGAAGGTGTCTGCCACTTCCGGTGCACCTGATCCTGTGGACTTCTGGGCGATACTCTTCCCTGTCCAACTCCTGCCGGGGCAATGGCCGCTCCTGCTCTTTGGCCTCTGGTCGATGGTTTTTCTAGGGATGTGCGCTCGCATCTTTTGGAGCTATGTCTACCTGAACAGGCTCCAGCAGCGCAGCCGTAAGCTACCTGTCCCCGGACTGGCGCGGCTAAGACCGTGGTTAGCAGACACGCGACGTTCGGTGCGCCTGGGTGCCTCTCGGGAGGTCCCGTTACCGGTGGTCGTGGGGCTGGTGCATCCGGTGATCCTCTTCCCGGAGCGGATGCTGGAGCAGTTGAGCGAAGCGGAGCTAGAGCGGATCATGCTCCATGCTTTAGCCCACCTAGAGCGTTGGGATAATTGGGCGCACCTGGGCCAGAAACTGGTTGAGGCCATGTTTTTCTTTCATCCGGTGGTGTTGTGGGTCGCGCGGCAGTTGCACTTAGAGCGTGAACGAGCCTGTGACGATTGGGTTACAGCCATGACCGGACAAGCCCATCCCCTCGCGCACTGTCTGACCCGGTGGGTAGAACTGACAACCTTCCCTTACCACCCGCTACTGACCCCACCGTGATCGAGTATGGTGACAGAGAAAAACTATTTTTCAACTATGACCGTAGTACTAACAGTGGATTAGCGGGCTCTGGAAGCCGTGCTACAACTAAAAAGCCACATTCACCCCACAGCTCGTCATGGACACCTACTACCATCCCAAAGACCTCGCGCACTTCCCCGATATTGGTCGGGATGCTCCAGAACTGTGGTCAAAATTTATGGCTTGGTACACAGCGGTGTTTGCTGAGGGGGCACTCAGCGAGCGGGAGAAGGCGCTTATTGCTCTGGCGGTGGCTCATACGGTCCAATGTCCCTACTGCATCGATGCCTACAGCACTGCTTGTCTGGAGAAAGGGGCAGATCTAGAGCAGATGACCGAAGCCCTCCACGTTGCAGCAGCCATCCGGGGCGGGTCCTCTCTAGTCCATGGGGTGCAAATGCGTACCCACGTCCACAAGCTTTCCATGTAAAGGTTCACCATGCCAGAGACCTCCCCGACCCTGCTCAAGCGGTCCCATCCCCTTGCGTCTGCGGACAGCCAACGCCAAGTCCTAGACCAAATTGTAACCCCATCTTTTGCTGAAGCAGTGGCTGGGGCGGGCTACCGTCCGCTCAAAGCTCGGAGTATCGAAGTCCTCCAGATCAATCTGGGGAAACGCTGCAATCAGACCTGCCGCCATTGCCATGTGGATGCGGGGCCTGACCGCCCGGAGGTCATGTCCGAAGAGGTACTGGAGGCGTGCCTGAATTTTTTGGCAGCTCGTGATATCCCGACAGTCGATATTACCGGGGGGGCACCGGAGTTACATCCGGGCTTCCGGGTATTGGTGGAGCGTGCCCGCGCCTTGGGTCGTCAGGTCATAGACCGCTGCAACTTGACGATTACCCGTCTACCTAACTATGCCTACTTGCCAGAATTTCTGGCACGCCATCACGTCGAAGTAGTCGCTTCACTCCCTGCCTATGGGATCAAACAGACGGACCTCCAACGCGGTGGTGGGGTCTTCAGTGAGTCGATTCTGGCGCTCCAGCACTTCAACGAATTGGGCTATGGCGTCGAGGGTACGGGGCTGGTCTTAAATCTGGTGACCAATCCCGTGGGAGCCTTTTTGCCGGGGAATCAGGTGTCTCTGGAGCGCGAGTGGAAGCGCGAACTCAAGCGCCGCCACGGGATCGTCTTTAACAAGCTCTATACCATCACCAACATGCCCATCAGCCGCTTTTTAGAATTTCTGGAGACATCTCAAAATCTGGAGAGCTATATGGAGCGCCTAATTCAGGCATTTAATCCACAGGCGGTGGCGGGGCTGATGTGTCGCTCCACGCTCTCGGTAGGCTGGGATGGCAAGCTCTATGACTGTGATTTCAACCAAATGCTCGACATGGCGCTACCCCAGCATATGCTCGATATCCAGCTAGGGGAATTGGAGGAGCGGGTGATCCAGACTGGAGCGCACTGCTTTGGATGTACAGCTGGAGCGGGCTCTAGTTGTGGCGGGGTGACGACGGGATAGTTTGCTTAGTTGCGTTGCCCGTTCAAGAGGGGGAGGCGGGTCTTGCAGCCACGGTTGAGAAAGCCGTCCACGCCCCAAACAGCGCACTCAGCGGAGCGGGTTATCCCTGGCTCGCGGTTGATGGTGTAATCACAAGAGACATATCCATTCTTGTCGGTGTCGAAAGCCTGACAACTGACCCCATTCACTTGCTCGCGCAGGACCGAAGCGACGTAATCGCGCAACTCGCTCTGCGCATAGGACCGCCCAAACAGGAATTGCCCAACTCCTTGCCCTATGGTGAGCAGGCAGATAGCCAAAGCTACAAGCACCCCTGCAACGAAAATCAAGATATTGAGCGGACTGAACAGTTTGAATTTGCTCATTGGGCCAGTTTAGTGGTTTTAGTAGTTTAAGTTTAACGGTTTCTTCTTATAGTCTACATCCCTGCGGCAAGCTAGCAGGCTAAGACTAAAGCTCCCAGCCCTAGTAAAACTAGAACTGGGAGCCTATC encodes:
- a CDS encoding DUF2808 domain-containing protein, whose amino-acid sequence is MKRRFVFGYLVGTMVAPDLLAQGLTFGADTDKTLKYRLQDGSPRTRDRYVLMFKTLPAPTRGLQVLYESNFDGQIDPTRISVYGSKSETAYATKTIDLDRTARALTIQFAQPIPQGEMPEIRLDEVFNPSVDGVYQFRGRYLSNGPFPAFLYIGDWFITIGIA
- a CDS encoding peptide MFS transporter, yielding MQDSVTSPQTTTGTIASYETGFFGHPRGLATLFFTEFWERFSYYGMRALLILFMTAAADKGGLGYDTAKAGAIYGLYTAMVYLASLPGGWLADRLLGQRRAVLYGGVIIAAGHFSMAVKSEVTFFLGLLLIVLGTGLLKPNMSVMVGTLYPEGGARRDAGFSIFYMGINMGAFVAPLVCGYLGQNVDWHLGFGLAGVGMVLGVVQYALGGKYLGEAGLYPSKAADAALQEQQNRQAYQIFYAGLGALALLLVLGTTGIVPIHVQTLADVAGGAIVTIALLYFGYVIVSGGLEPTERKRIWVIGILFFFSATFWAGFEQAGSSLSLFAEKLTDLNVGGFAFPSSWLQSVNPILIIAMAPVFAWLWVALSRREPSLPAKFALGLILVGVGFLVIAGGSLLTAGGAKVSPLWLVMTYFFLTAGELCLSPVGLSAMTKLAPQRLVSQMMGLWFISVSLGNLMAGRVAGLFETLPLPQLFGAVALTAAGAGLLLALFVKPIKALMGGVR
- the smpB gene encoding SsrA-binding protein SmpB, which translates into the protein MSTDGYRKVLSENRKARFEFEILEVFQAGIALKGSEVKAIRIGRANLQDAFARIEKEEVILHNMHVSPLQSVSKFFSHEPTRPRKLLLNRREIRKLIGKVEEKGLTLVPLRIYLDNRWIKVDLAVGRGKKLYDKREDIKTREIKREMARTARGR
- a CDS encoding M56 family metallopeptidase, with the protein product MTIWLELLEPLARTAIAALFNSLWQALVLVVPVWGLFRLSRRTTARTRYGIWSFILAVVVLLPFLALGSLIYSPERAQIPVVLKQVSYQKQCPPLWAASVVVKVPEKVSATSGAPDPVDFWAILFPVQLLPGQWPLLLFGLWSMVFLGMCARIFWSYVYLNRLQQRSRKLPVPGLARLRPWLADTRRSVRLGASREVPLPVVVGLVHPVILFPERMLEQLSEAELERIMLHALAHLERWDNWAHLGQKLVEAMFFFHPVVLWVARQLHLERERACDDWVTAMTGQAHPLAHCLTRWVELTTFPYHPLLTPP
- a CDS encoding phosphoribosylanthranilate isomerase; amino-acid sequence: MLQADSWNQESHGFIRGECQMAMPTPRVKICGLTRLDQCLAIAALGVHALGFIGVPTSKRYVPLEHLAELTQDLPPFISRIGVFADADLEGIVKTVRTGGLTGVQLHGQESPEYCARLRELLPSGEIIKALRLQAPKQLQTLDAYAPYTTAFLLDAYHPQQLGGTGQTLDWRQLEDFKPPRPWILAGGLTPENIAEALTLLTPQAVDLSSGVERAPGDKAIERVVQLLARLRTLA
- the larC gene encoding nickel pincer cofactor biosynthesis protein LarC, whose translation is MKIAYFDCPTGIAGDMCLGALVDGGVPLSYLSEQLQRLAIRDEFHLHSALVKKEGIQGTQVLVHLHETTQPVLRLLPEIEQIIREAGLPQRAETWAIAIFRALAVAEGAVHGVAPEQVHFHEVGAVDAIVDIVGTCLGLDWLGIERIVCSPLPFGGGTVQAAHGRMPVPTPAVIKLWQSRNVPIFSNGIPKELVTPTGAAIVCALAESFGACPPLAVQAVGLGAGERNIPIPNLLRLWIGQSVEGEHAYAEHSHHEHGVHSFSYSQHHHHEHPASQAQSNACEEVVAQLETQLDDVNPQVVGYLFEQLQAEGALDVYVTSVGMKKNRPGFLVTVLCPPQQVSGCEEVLFRETTTLGVRRHYRVRSVLGRRFETVETPYGRVPLKIGFRGARVYTVQPEYEDCRTLAQVTGTPLKVIQGAALRAYREEGRL
- the arsS gene encoding arsenosugar biosynthesis radical SAM (seleno)protein ArsS (Some members of this family are selenoproteins.), whose amino-acid sequence is MPETSPTLLKRSHPLASADSQRQVLDQIVTPSFAEAVAGAGYRPLKARSIEVLQINLGKRCNQTCRHCHVDAGPDRPEVMSEEVLEACLNFLAARDIPTVDITGGAPELHPGFRVLVERARALGRQVIDRCNLTITRLPNYAYLPEFLARHHVEVVASLPAYGIKQTDLQRGGGVFSESILALQHFNELGYGVEGTGLVLNLVTNPVGAFLPGNQVSLEREWKRELKRRHGIVFNKLYTITNMPISRFLEFLETSQNLESYMERLIQAFNPQAVAGLMCRSTLSVGWDGKLYDCDFNQMLDMALPQHMLDIQLGELEERVIQTGAHCFGCTAGAGSSCGGVTTG
- a CDS encoding photosystem II high light acclimation radical SAM protein; this translates as MHERILYVRLPCNPIFPIGVVYLADHVHKVFPEVTQEIFDLGVVPPLDYHKALSCKIDEFQPTLLLYSWRDIQVYAPVGGRAGNPLQNAFEFFYSPDLLVKAQAALGGLRLTYDYYSELWRNLGLIRLGSEKARQYHPRARVVIGGGAVSVFYEQLGPQVPRGTIISVGEGELLLEKLLRHESIASERCYVAGEAKPRPHLIDEKPTELVKTAVDYSYIETIWSDLGYYLGGDFYIGVQTKRGCPHNCIYCIYTVVEGKRVRVNPADEVVHEMRQLYDRGIRNFWFTDAQFIPSKLYIPGCIELLEKIKTSGMKDIHWAAYIRADNVTPEVAKLMAETGMNYFEIGITSGSQKLIRKMRLGYNLRVVLENARGLKAAGYNDLVSVNYSFNVIGETLETIRETITYHRELEAIFGRDNVDPAIFFIGLQPHTGLEEYALKNHILDPNYNPMEMTPWSARKLLWNPEPLGSFLGEVCLEAWQKNPNDFGRTVMDLLEARLGCAPLEQALTAPVEEPSDRPLAGTTR
- a CDS encoding RNA-guided endonuclease InsQ/TnpB family protein; translation: MIVLESKLDKKPEQYGKLDKAIRTAQFIRNKALRYWIDNWGTNKNNLYRLCPDLAEEYEWAGKLNSQARQAIIERAWCAISRFFNNCKKQIYGKKGYPNYGLRPRKPIKKNARSVEYKTTRWKLSDDRKHIVFTDKNNAGCFRLIGTRDLSFYAVEQIKRVRIVRRADGYYVQLCIDIERSEPQPQTGREVGLDLGLLHFYTNSDGKTVENPRLRKAEKALKRQQRRVSKKQKGFKNRAKARKRLAKKHLQVSRQRKDFAVKQSRCVVKSNDLVVYEKLHVKNMVKNHLAKSISDAGWSQFTTWLDYFGKIMARTVVAVPPQYTSQECSKCGVIVKKSLSTRTHTCQCGCVVGRDFNAALVILARGRSTVGHTESVDRQRSTNACGENGLYSKGAI
- a CDS encoding arsenosugar biosynthesis-associated peroxidase-like protein — its product is MDTYYHPKDLAHFPDIGRDAPELWSKFMAWYTAVFAEGALSEREKALIALAVAHTVQCPYCIDAYSTACLEKGADLEQMTEALHVAAAIRGGSSLVHGVQMRTHVHKLSM
- a CDS encoding GNAT family N-acetyltransferase; this translates as MLLKTLQPGDEAALEHFLVLHTDSSMFLRANHRAAGLLDQGQPLQGTYVAAFEGGEIVAVAAHFWLGTVVVQAPGPYLKEVVYGATTRSRRAVQGILGPWDQALAARTALGLDEAPLTKDGKEMLYALDLSTLPIPSAPPEFICRLAQPTDLEVLTEWRLHYSLELLGDTDSPELRIQCRTDVALLLNQGVLWVLETQKNLLSCLSFNARLPDLVQLGFVWTPHGQRRRGYSRTLIAGALRATHAEGVQRAILFTGHENYSARRVYERVGFQPIGDYGLLRFTREYIINPYCLELDQ